From the Rhodoferax sp. WC2427 genome, one window contains:
- a CDS encoding chemotaxis protein CheW has protein sequence MTLTTVPSFAQENIPQISMRECLSFRLGTVHYGINLLEVQEIRSYTKPKRIANAPKELLGVINLRGVLVPIIDLRIKLQCETAAYNGATVVIILKLRSKVIGAVVDSVSDVVQLEPGCIQPPPAVQSNGDTSFITGLATVGERMLILMDTESFVGDFAPGATGPTVH, from the coding sequence ATGACGCTAACTACTGTCCCGTCCTTCGCTCAGGAAAATATTCCGCAAATATCCATGCGCGAGTGCCTGAGTTTTCGCCTGGGTACCGTTCACTACGGTATCAATCTCCTGGAGGTGCAGGAGATTCGCTCCTACACCAAACCTAAGCGCATTGCCAATGCCCCCAAAGAGTTGCTGGGTGTGATCAACCTGCGGGGTGTGCTCGTGCCAATCATCGATTTGCGCATCAAGCTGCAGTGCGAGACGGCTGCCTACAACGGCGCCACGGTCGTGATCATATTGAAGTTGCGCAGCAAAGTAATCGGCGCAGTTGTGGACTCCGTCTCTGACGTGGTGCAACTGGAGCCCGGCTGTATCCAGCCGCCACCGGCTGTGCAAAGCAATGGCGACACCTCCTTCATTACCGGTCTGGCCACCGTGGGGGAACGCATGCTCATTCTGATGGATACCGAATCCTTCGTGGGCGATTTCGCGCCCGGTGCCACTGGACCCACGGTCCACTAA
- a CDS encoding ABC transporter permease, translated as MSSPTVPHVAPAAVKAPFKFPPEFSIFLVLIGISIFFEAIGWYLNGQSFIFNAERLKVIILQMSVIGIIAIGVNMVIITSGIDLSSGSVVAASAVVAASLAQVSDFPRAVFPHLTDLSPFWPVLAGVLVGAVVGLINGSLIAFTGIPPFIATLGMMVAARGFAKWFTGGMPVSMLTPEFAWIGEGSNPVVIFLVITVIAHIVLRYTRFGKFTYAIGANRQAARVSGINVNRHLIWIYSIAGLLSGVAGTVTAARAISGQSGMGVSYELDAIAAVVIGGTSLVGGLGRVTGTVIGILILGVMMSGFTFIRIDAYYQEMVKGGIIVAAVVADQYRNKKRRT; from the coding sequence ATGAGCTCCCCTACTGTCCCCCATGTCGCCCCCGCCGCTGTCAAAGCGCCGTTCAAATTTCCGCCCGAATTCAGCATCTTTCTGGTGCTGATCGGCATCAGCATCTTCTTTGAAGCCATTGGCTGGTACCTGAACGGGCAAAGCTTCATCTTCAACGCCGAGCGCCTGAAGGTCATCATCTTGCAGATGTCGGTCATCGGCATCATCGCCATCGGCGTGAACATGGTCATCATCACCAGCGGCATTGATTTGTCGTCGGGTTCCGTGGTGGCAGCGTCTGCCGTGGTGGCCGCCAGCCTGGCCCAGGTGTCGGACTTTCCGCGTGCCGTGTTCCCGCACCTGACCGACCTGAGCCCGTTCTGGCCGGTGCTGGCCGGGGTGCTGGTGGGCGCGGTGGTGGGGCTGATCAACGGTTCGCTGATCGCCTTTACCGGTATCCCCCCGTTCATCGCCACGCTGGGCATGATGGTCGCGGCCCGTGGCTTTGCCAAATGGTTCACTGGCGGCATGCCGGTGAGCATGTTGACCCCCGAATTTGCCTGGATTGGCGAGGGTAGCAACCCGGTGGTGATCTTTCTGGTGATCACGGTGATTGCCCACATCGTGCTGCGCTACACCCGCTTCGGCAAGTTCACCTACGCCATCGGTGCCAACCGCCAGGCAGCCCGCGTCTCGGGTATCAACGTGAACCGCCACCTGATCTGGATCTACAGCATCGCTGGCTTGCTCAGCGGCGTGGCAGGCACGGTGACTGCGGCCCGCGCCATTTCCGGCCAGTCTGGCATGGGCGTGAGCTACGAGCTGGACGCGATTGCCGCGGTGGTGATCGGCGGCACCTCGCTGGTGGGCGGCCTGGGCCGGGTGACGGGCACCGTCATCGGTATTTTGATTCTGGGCGTGATGATGTCGGGCTTTACCTTCATCCGCATCGATGCCTACTACCAGGAAATGGTCAAGGGCGGCATCATCGTCGCCGCCGTGGTGGCCGACCAGTACCGCAACAAGAAGCGCCGTACCTGA
- a CDS encoding PAS domain S-box protein, translating to MASQDSSTDSVTRRQLDMLLEVFANLGEGIALFDGDRRLVTISPRAMELTGLTAELATPGTHLLDIFLRQATAGEFGPCDPQQEAHRRIAELCHLLPETYDHTRPDGTVVAIKRSPVPGGGFLTIYVDITARMRIKQELRTFKYVVNSISEMVSVVDLQQRYLMVNDAWCQTTGLAREQVLGHTNIEVPVVPLGSFNQARKDALSHCMATREPQLVNVETSFHRDSLRNLESTCYPYADDANALLGVVSVTRDLTDIRAGERLVRQQERFIASIANSLPGMVGYWTRNLRCAFSNSQYQIWFGRNESQMRGISMQELLGPELFAKNEIHIRAVLRGEDQQFERTLVKANGETGYTWAQYIADRVDGEVLGFFVQVSDITPLKQSQLELERVNAALRISAVAFEAQEGILVMDDQRKVLQVNAAFTRITGYRGDELVGQHALQLRLARYPDTVYEYIYATVQTTGSWAGELWCPHATGREFRASLTVTGVADDKGNIVNYVVTYIDVSDRHRRDERRRLDEAAQRAALVREVHHRIKNNLQGITGLLRQFGQQHPDTAPALNQAIGQIKSIATIHGLQGQTSAGRVSLRELMRAIVAQIRDIWQVPVEMMESQTEANFFISEEETVPLAMILNEVLFNSVKHSNPNQPSVCVSLVQLVREGCARVRITNSVTPGLPISPDPLSGSGQQLMVHLMPSTGAQLNVERVNDEMVVELVLSAPVLMMK from the coding sequence ATGGCTTCACAAGACTCGTCCACAGATTCCGTCACACGGCGCCAGCTCGATATGTTGCTGGAAGTCTTCGCCAACCTGGGCGAAGGCATCGCGTTGTTCGATGGGGACAGGCGCCTGGTAACTATCAGCCCACGTGCCATGGAGTTGACCGGTTTAACCGCTGAACTGGCCACGCCCGGCACCCATTTACTGGACATATTTCTTCGGCAGGCCACAGCTGGAGAGTTCGGCCCATGCGACCCTCAGCAGGAGGCGCATCGCCGTATCGCAGAACTATGCCACTTGCTTCCCGAGACCTACGATCACACCCGGCCGGATGGCACGGTGGTAGCAATCAAGCGCAGCCCGGTGCCCGGTGGTGGTTTTCTGACTATTTACGTAGACATCACAGCCCGCATGCGCATCAAGCAGGAGTTGCGCACTTTCAAATACGTGGTGAACTCCATCAGCGAGATGGTGAGCGTGGTGGATTTGCAGCAGCGCTACCTGATGGTGAACGATGCATGGTGTCAAACGACCGGTCTGGCACGCGAGCAAGTACTTGGACACACGAACATTGAAGTGCCTGTAGTGCCACTCGGCTCTTTCAATCAGGCCCGAAAGGATGCACTTTCACACTGCATGGCAACGCGGGAACCACAGCTAGTAAATGTGGAAACATCGTTTCACAGGGACAGTCTACGCAACCTGGAGTCCACCTGTTACCCCTATGCAGACGACGCCAATGCGCTACTAGGCGTGGTGTCCGTGACCCGTGATTTGACCGACATACGTGCTGGGGAGCGACTTGTGCGCCAGCAGGAACGCTTCATAGCCAGCATCGCCAACAGTCTTCCTGGCATGGTGGGCTACTGGACGCGGAATCTGCGCTGTGCATTCTCCAACTCACAGTACCAAATCTGGTTCGGTCGCAACGAATCGCAGATGCGCGGCATTTCCATGCAGGAGTTGCTGGGTCCAGAGTTGTTCGCCAAGAATGAGATCCATATACGCGCGGTGCTGCGCGGTGAAGACCAGCAGTTCGAGCGCACTCTGGTGAAAGCCAATGGCGAGACGGGCTACACGTGGGCGCAGTACATTGCAGATCGGGTGGATGGTGAAGTATTAGGGTTCTTTGTTCAGGTGTCAGACATCACACCGCTCAAGCAAAGCCAATTGGAATTAGAAAGGGTCAACGCTGCCCTTCGCATTTCTGCTGTCGCGTTTGAAGCCCAGGAAGGCATTCTGGTAATGGATGACCAACGCAAGGTCTTGCAGGTCAACGCTGCGTTCACTCGCATCACGGGATACAGAGGAGACGAATTGGTGGGTCAGCACGCACTGCAGTTGCGCCTTGCTCGCTATCCAGACACGGTCTATGAGTACATTTACGCTACGGTTCAAACTACAGGTAGTTGGGCGGGTGAACTGTGGTGCCCACATGCGACGGGGCGGGAGTTCCGTGCTTCATTGACAGTTACCGGGGTAGCCGATGACAAAGGGAACATTGTCAACTATGTAGTCACCTACATTGATGTCTCGGATCGGCACCGTCGCGATGAGCGGCGGCGCCTTGACGAAGCAGCCCAGCGTGCGGCGTTGGTGCGTGAGGTGCACCATCGCATCAAAAATAATCTTCAAGGCATCACCGGCTTGCTGCGCCAGTTCGGGCAGCAGCATCCGGACACAGCACCGGCATTAAATCAGGCTATTGGCCAAATCAAGAGCATCGCTACGATCCATGGCTTGCAAGGACAAACGAGCGCGGGCAGGGTTTCCCTGCGCGAGTTGATGCGCGCCATCGTTGCGCAGATAAGAGACATTTGGCAGGTGCCGGTGGAGATGATGGAGAGTCAAACCGAGGCAAATTTCTTCATTTCAGAGGAAGAGACTGTGCCCTTGGCGATGATATTGAATGAGGTGCTCTTCAATTCCGTCAAGCACAGCAACCCAAACCAACCTTCCGTGTGCGTTAGCCTGGTGCAGCTAGTGCGGGAAGGTTGCGCTAGGGTGCGCATCACCAATAGCGTCACGCCCGGTCTACCGATTTCGCCGGACCCGTTGTCAGGATCAGGCCAGCAACTGATGGTACACCTCATGCCCAGCACTGGGGCTCAACTCAACGTCGAGCGTGTTAACGACGAGATGGTGGTTGAGCTGGTACTAAGTGCGCCAGTGCTGATGATGAAATGA
- a CDS encoding sugar ABC transporter substrate-binding protein → MKNLQKLVIAAAVSTTLLAPLAAHAQKVGLAMAQLDTFLTIVKDGVVDAGKKSGATVQVEDAQNDVGKQLSQIQNLIAQKVDAIIVNPVDTDVTPKITKMVTDAKIPLVYVNRKPVDFAKLPAGVAFVASDEVVSGTVQTQEVCRLLKGKGEIVVLMGELSNEAARTRTKDIEDVLATPACSGIKILDKREGKWDRTQGQDITTNWLSTGLKFDAVIANNDEMAIGAINALKASKKWTPASLVAGIDATPDALASMKAGDLKVTVFQNAAGQGSGAMDAALKLSKKQPVERFVNVPFELVTPSNLAKYIGKN, encoded by the coding sequence ATGAAAAACCTACAAAAGCTCGTTATTGCCGCAGCCGTGTCAACCACCTTGCTGGCCCCGCTGGCGGCACACGCTCAAAAAGTGGGCTTGGCCATGGCCCAGCTGGATACTTTTCTGACGATTGTGAAAGACGGCGTGGTCGATGCCGGTAAGAAGTCCGGTGCGACGGTGCAGGTGGAAGATGCCCAGAACGACGTGGGTAAACAGCTGAGCCAGATCCAGAATCTGATCGCCCAAAAGGTGGATGCCATCATCGTCAACCCGGTGGACACCGATGTCACCCCCAAGATCACCAAGATGGTGACCGATGCCAAGATCCCGCTGGTGTATGTGAACCGCAAGCCGGTGGACTTTGCCAAGCTGCCCGCAGGCGTGGCGTTTGTGGCCTCCGACGAAGTGGTCTCCGGCACCGTGCAAACCCAGGAAGTCTGCCGTTTGCTCAAGGGCAAGGGCGAGATCGTGGTGCTGATGGGTGAGCTGTCCAACGAAGCCGCCCGCACCCGCACCAAGGACATCGAAGACGTGCTGGCCACCCCGGCTTGCAGCGGCATCAAGATTCTGGACAAGCGCGAAGGCAAGTGGGACCGTACCCAAGGCCAGGACATCACCACCAACTGGCTGTCTACCGGCCTGAAGTTCGACGCGGTCATTGCCAACAACGACGAAATGGCCATCGGTGCCATCAACGCCTTGAAGGCTTCCAAGAAGTGGACCCCGGCTTCCCTGGTGGCCGGTATCGATGCCACCCCCGACGCGCTGGCGTCCATGAAGGCGGGCGACCTGAAGGTCACCGTGTTCCAGAACGCGGCCGGCCAAGGCAGCGGCGCGATGGATGCGGCCTTGAAGCTGTCCAAGAAGCAGCCGGTCGAGCGCTTTGTGAACGTGCCGTTTGAGCTGGTCACGCCCTCCAACCTGGCCAAGTACATCGGCAAGAACTAA
- a CDS encoding porin — MKQRLIAAAALTLVSTLAAAQSSVTVYGNVDLGVLTQNHSDNKTQLYNGGISPSVWGFRGSEDLGGGLKAHFNLEGHIAADTGAAGGNATTGAATLFRRQSNVGLSSADWGMLTLGNQYSPAILAFAATDPRGLRENFSGLYPWAYNSGVLTTGGNQNNDVGVFIQNAISYSHKLGPVGIAGGYSVSETKGAVVSLGVTYAGPVSLSAAYQATNKPNTSERLSSIYTLGAGYTLGDFTGKLNYLRGVNKDATTLAEVSKVGVLGAGLDWRSSAANTVGVSAYFAKDKNHSADKTTTVIVSDEYALSKRTTLYGTLAFANAKAGATLLTSVVAGGTMADANTTLLNVGIKHAF; from the coding sequence ATGAAACAACGATTGATAGCGGCTGCGGCCCTGACCCTGGTGTCCACCCTGGCAGCGGCGCAAAGTTCGGTAACGGTGTATGGCAATGTGGATCTGGGCGTGCTGACCCAGAACCACAGCGACAACAAAACCCAGCTCTACAACGGCGGCATTTCGCCCAGCGTCTGGGGCTTTCGCGGTTCAGAAGACCTGGGTGGCGGGCTGAAGGCACACTTCAACCTGGAAGGCCACATCGCAGCCGATACCGGTGCCGCTGGTGGCAATGCCACCACCGGTGCTGCCACCCTGTTTCGCCGCCAGTCCAACGTGGGCCTGTCGTCTGCCGACTGGGGCATGCTCACCCTGGGCAACCAGTACAGCCCGGCCATCCTGGCATTCGCCGCCACCGACCCGCGCGGCCTGCGGGAAAACTTCTCGGGCCTCTACCCCTGGGCCTACAACTCCGGCGTGCTCACCACCGGCGGCAACCAGAACAATGACGTGGGCGTCTTCATCCAAAACGCCATCAGCTACAGCCACAAGCTGGGCCCCGTGGGCATTGCAGGAGGCTACAGCGTGTCGGAAACCAAGGGCGCGGTGGTCTCGCTGGGTGTGACGTATGCCGGCCCGGTGTCCTTGTCGGCGGCCTACCAGGCCACCAACAAACCGAATACCTCCGAGCGGCTGAGCAGCATCTACACCCTGGGCGCGGGCTACACCCTGGGCGACTTCACCGGCAAGCTGAACTACCTGCGCGGCGTCAACAAAGATGCCACCACACTGGCCGAAGTGAGCAAGGTGGGCGTGCTGGGCGCGGGCCTGGACTGGAGAAGCTCCGCCGCCAACACCGTGGGCGTTTCCGCGTACTTTGCCAAGGACAAAAACCACAGTGCCGACAAAACCACCACGGTAATCGTCAGCGACGAATACGCCCTGTCCAAGCGCACCACGCTGTACGGCACGCTGGCCTTTGCCAACGCCAAAGCCGGTGCCACGCTGCTGACTTCGGTGGTGGCCGGTGGCACGATGGCCGATGCCAACACCACCTTGCTGAATGTCGGCATTAAGCATGCGTTCTGA
- a CDS encoding ANTAR domain-containing response regulator, with amino-acid sequence MNTVANKETPHILLVDDDRLVLATLAASLARAGYAVSTAKSSVEAEEMLACGRRPNLVILDVRMPGQSGLFLAERLRELDHIPFLMLSAYSDERIVQLAIAQGALAFLVKPIDEAQLLPAIEAALARADELNKLRTTHKQLQDALDSERSINVAVGVTMMQYRLERGTAFEQLRRAARSRSMRLVDIAAEVVRGCEAMAADRTA; translated from the coding sequence ATGAATACCGTGGCTAATAAAGAGACCCCTCACATACTTCTTGTCGATGATGACCGCCTGGTGCTGGCTACGCTGGCAGCCAGCCTGGCGAGAGCTGGATATGCCGTCAGCACGGCTAAGAGCTCAGTAGAAGCGGAAGAAATGCTGGCTTGCGGCCGCCGACCTAACCTGGTCATTTTGGACGTACGCATGCCTGGTCAGAGTGGCCTATTCCTGGCGGAGCGACTACGCGAACTGGATCACATACCCTTTCTAATGCTCAGCGCATACAGTGACGAGCGGATTGTGCAACTAGCGATAGCGCAGGGAGCCTTGGCCTTCTTGGTTAAACCGATAGATGAGGCGCAATTACTGCCTGCCATCGAGGCCGCGCTGGCACGTGCGGATGAGTTGAATAAGCTACGTACTACACATAAGCAGTTGCAAGATGCATTGGATAGCGAGCGAAGCATCAACGTCGCAGTTGGGGTCACCATGATGCAGTACCGTTTAGAACGTGGGACAGCTTTTGAACAACTGCGAAGGGCTGCCCGTTCCCGAAGCATGCGGTTGGTGGACATAGCCGCTGAAGTTGTGCGCGGCTGCGAGGCCATGGCTGCTGACCGAACTGCCTGA
- a CDS encoding methyl-accepting chemotaxis protein, with protein sequence MNIKNFTVKGQLTFGFGLLAVLVIIVSLAAMHALSGINSDLTYYDKVTVAQEHMAVDVRTSVNRRAIAARNLVLVTTPEDLEVEKRVVTESHQATQDALAKLNNSVKNNPLATAEEHRLVEDIDKIEAAYGPVALDIVKLALDGKKEEAIAKMNMECRPLLAALIKASRTYQEFSQKTGEANVASANADYAQARMLLMAASAVAIAAAVLLGFLITRNLVGSLGGEPGVAAAVARAVAQGDLSKPITVKPGDSESLMAQLKAMQDSLSSVVSNVRQSAEGVSTASAEIAQGNNDLSSRTEQQASALEETAASMEELSSTVKQNADSARQANQLAVNASTVAVEGGEVVGQVVDTMKGINDSSKKIADIISVIDGIAFQTNILALNAAVEAARAGEQGRGFAVVASEVRSLAQRSASAAKEIKILIDNSVAQVDKGTALVAKAGSTMTEVVNSIRRVTDIIGEVSSASSEQSQGVAQVGEAITQMDQVTQQNAALVEESAAAANGLSTQAQQLLEAVAVFKLNAGNDRGAAHAIKQESQSSAERRSPQRALNVVRPPFGKASFLTTSKKTPMQPIAAAQTDKTGSDDWTSF encoded by the coding sequence ATGAACATCAAGAATTTCACGGTCAAAGGTCAATTGACCTTCGGATTCGGCCTGCTGGCTGTATTGGTCATCATCGTGTCGCTGGCGGCCATGCATGCACTAAGCGGTATCAACAGCGACTTGACTTACTACGACAAGGTCACTGTCGCGCAAGAGCATATGGCGGTCGATGTCCGAACGTCGGTAAACCGGCGTGCGATAGCCGCCCGCAATCTGGTGTTGGTGACTACGCCCGAGGATCTGGAAGTCGAGAAGAGGGTGGTAACCGAATCTCACCAAGCCACCCAGGATGCCTTGGCAAAATTAAACAACAGCGTGAAGAACAATCCGCTGGCCACGGCTGAAGAACATCGCCTGGTTGAAGACATCGACAAAATCGAGGCGGCCTACGGTCCCGTTGCACTCGACATTGTGAAGCTGGCGCTGGATGGCAAGAAAGAAGAGGCTATCGCCAAAATGAACATGGAATGCCGTCCCCTGCTGGCAGCACTCATCAAGGCCAGCCGAACATACCAGGAGTTCAGCCAGAAAACCGGGGAGGCCAATGTAGCCTCCGCCAACGCCGATTACGCCCAAGCACGCATGCTATTAATGGCCGCCAGCGCAGTTGCCATAGCAGCTGCCGTTTTGCTGGGCTTTCTGATCACCCGCAATCTAGTGGGATCCTTGGGTGGCGAGCCGGGTGTGGCAGCCGCGGTGGCTCGCGCCGTAGCCCAGGGCGACCTGAGTAAGCCGATCACGGTCAAGCCAGGAGACAGCGAGAGCCTGATGGCCCAGCTCAAAGCCATGCAAGACAGCCTGTCCAGCGTGGTGTCCAACGTGCGCCAAAGCGCCGAGGGCGTCTCCACCGCCAGTGCAGAGATCGCCCAGGGCAACAACGATTTGTCCAGTCGAACCGAGCAGCAGGCGAGCGCACTGGAAGAAACTGCCGCATCCATGGAAGAACTCTCCAGCACCGTGAAACAGAACGCCGATAGTGCCCGCCAGGCCAATCAGTTGGCGGTCAATGCGTCGACCGTTGCCGTCGAAGGTGGTGAGGTCGTAGGCCAGGTAGTGGACACCATGAAGGGCATCAACGACAGCTCGAAGAAAATCGCCGACATCATCAGCGTCATCGACGGCATCGCGTTCCAAACCAACATCCTGGCCTTGAATGCGGCCGTGGAAGCGGCACGTGCAGGTGAACAAGGCCGTGGCTTCGCCGTGGTGGCAAGCGAAGTGCGCAGCCTTGCCCAGCGCAGCGCCAGCGCGGCCAAGGAGATCAAGATATTGATCGACAACAGCGTAGCCCAGGTCGACAAAGGTACCGCCCTGGTAGCCAAAGCCGGCTCCACCATGACTGAAGTGGTTAACTCCATTCGCCGCGTCACCGACATCATTGGCGAAGTCAGCTCCGCCAGCAGTGAACAGAGCCAGGGTGTCGCCCAGGTCGGCGAAGCCATCACACAGATGGACCAGGTGACGCAGCAAAATGCCGCGCTGGTGGAAGAGAGTGCGGCGGCTGCAAACGGCCTGAGCACGCAGGCACAGCAACTGCTGGAGGCGGTCGCGGTGTTCAAACTCAACGCCGGCAACGACCGCGGTGCGGCACACGCCATCAAGCAGGAAAGCCAGTCTTCGGCTGAGAGGCGTAGCCCACAGCGGGCCCTGAACGTGGTTCGACCACCGTTTGGCAAAGCTTCCTTCCTTACGACAAGCAAAAAGACTCCCATGCAGCCAATTGCCGCCGCACAGACTGACAAAACAGGATCAGATGACTGGACCAGTTTCTAA
- a CDS encoding sugar ABC transporter ATP-binding protein, with translation MSDTATLDRPATQAAAAPPLLEINGIVKIFPGVVALNNVGFKLRAGTVHALMGENGAGKSTLMKIIAGIYIPDKGDIRLRGKPIHMKSPLDALNLGIAMIHQELNLMPYMTVAENVWITREPKNAFGFVDHAELCRKTGALFTELNIKIDPREEIQNLSVASRQMVEIAKAVSWNSDVLIMDEPTSALTETEVAHLFAIIRSLRAKGKGIIYITHKMNELFEIADEFSVFRDGQYIATHASTEVTRDDIIRMMVGREITQMFPKMEVPIGEVVLSVKDLCVEGIFKNVSFDIRAGEIVGMAGLVGSGRSNVAEALFGVVPATSGTISIKGQPITISTPTQALAAGMAFLTEDRKETGCFLSLNIQDNMDSAVLNQRYVSKGFVQGEQLAKDCADMARRLRVKTPGMGEIIQNLSGGNQQKVLVGRWLLTNPRILILDEPTRGIDVGAKAEIHRLVSELAGTGVAILMISSEMPEVLGMSDRVVVMHGGQVTGILDRKDANQISVMDLAAK, from the coding sequence ATGTCAGACACCGCTACCCTCGACCGCCCGGCCACCCAGGCTGCCGCCGCGCCTCCGCTGCTGGAGATCAACGGCATTGTCAAAATCTTCCCGGGCGTGGTTGCGCTCAACAACGTGGGCTTCAAGCTGCGCGCGGGCACGGTGCATGCGCTGATGGGCGAAAACGGCGCGGGCAAGTCCACGCTGATGAAGATCATCGCGGGCATCTACATCCCCGACAAGGGCGACATCCGCCTGCGCGGCAAGCCCATCCACATGAAGTCGCCGCTGGATGCCCTGAACCTGGGCATCGCCATGATCCACCAGGAACTCAACCTCATGCCCTACATGACGGTGGCCGAGAACGTGTGGATCACCCGCGAGCCCAAGAACGCCTTCGGTTTCGTGGACCACGCCGAGCTGTGCCGCAAGACCGGCGCGCTGTTCACCGAGCTGAACATCAAGATCGACCCGCGCGAAGAGATCCAGAACCTGTCGGTGGCCAGCCGCCAGATGGTCGAGATTGCCAAGGCCGTGTCCTGGAATTCCGACGTGCTGATCATGGACGAGCCTACCTCGGCGCTGACCGAGACCGAAGTGGCGCACCTGTTTGCCATCATCCGCAGCCTGCGCGCCAAGGGCAAAGGCATCATCTACATCACCCACAAGATGAACGAGCTGTTCGAGATCGCCGACGAGTTCTCGGTGTTCCGCGACGGCCAGTACATCGCCACCCACGCCTCCACCGAGGTGACCCGCGACGACATCATCCGCATGATGGTGGGCCGCGAGATCACCCAGATGTTCCCCAAGATGGAGGTGCCGATCGGCGAGGTGGTGCTGTCGGTGAAAGACCTGTGCGTCGAAGGCATCTTCAAGAACGTGAGCTTTGACATCCGCGCCGGTGAAATTGTCGGCATGGCCGGGCTGGTGGGTTCGGGCCGCTCGAATGTGGCCGAAGCGCTGTTTGGCGTGGTGCCTGCCACCTCGGGCACCATCAGCATCAAGGGCCAGCCCATCACCATCTCCACGCCCACCCAGGCCTTGGCCGCGGGCATGGCGTTTTTGACCGAAGACCGCAAGGAAACCGGCTGCTTTTTGAGCCTGAACATCCAGGACAACATGGATTCGGCGGTGCTGAACCAGCGCTACGTGTCCAAGGGCTTTGTGCAGGGTGAGCAGCTGGCCAAGGACTGCGCCGACATGGCCAGGCGCCTGCGCGTCAAAACCCCCGGCATGGGCGAGATCATCCAGAACCTGTCGGGCGGCAACCAGCAAAAAGTGCTGGTGGGCCGCTGGCTGCTGACCAACCCCCGCATCCTGATCCTGGACGAGCCCACCCGCGGCATCGACGTGGGTGCCAAGGCCGAAATCCACCGCCTGGTGTCCGAGCTGGCCGGTACCGGCGTGGCGATCTTGATGATCTCGTCGGAAATGCCCGAAGTGCTGGGCATGAGCGACCGCGTCGTGGTGATGCACGGCGGCCAGGTCACCGGCATTCTGGACCGCAAAGATGCCAACCAGATCTCCGTCATGGATTTAGCCGCTAAATAA